One Pseudomonadales bacterium genomic window, TTAAGCCGGCGCGCTCGCCTGGCAAGTCAATACCGGATCTTTGACCTAAGCCAAATTGCTGATAATAGTGATGGATTTTGCTAACACCCAGCTTATAGGCCATATCGTAATAATAGACATCGCATGACTGCGCCATTGCATCGATAAAGCCAATCGCATCGCCATGGCCCTCACGTTTCCAGTCACGATAATAGCGCTCATTAAAAGGAATTTGGTACCAGCCAGGGTCGGCAATAGTGGTTTGCAGGGTATACACGCCCTCTTCAATACCGGCAATGCTCATGATCGGTTTGATCGTTGAACCCGGGGGATAACGCGCCTGCAGGAAGCGGTTAAATAAGGGCAAATCGCGATCATCACGCAAGGCGTTATAGTCAGCATAGCTAATGCCATGCACAAAGGCATTTGGATCAAAGCTTGGGCCTGATGCCATCGCTAAAACCCCACCGGTATTCGGATCCATAGCAACTACAGCACCTCGGCGTCCCTGCAAGGCCTGAGCAGCCACTTGTTGAATATCGACATCTAAATATAAACCAAGGTTCGCACCTGGTATCGGTTGGTCGCCACCCAAGGTTCTGAGCACCTCACCACGCGCGTTGGTTTCAACATTTTGCAAACCAACTTGGCCATGTAATATCGCCTCATAGCTTTTCTCAATACCAATTTTGCCAATATGGGTAGAGGCAGCATAGTTATCGGTATCTAGGCGTTGTAACTCAGTCTCATTAATACGACCAACATAACCCAGCACATGCGCCAGCAGTGACTGATAAGGGTAATGTCGTGCCAAAGATGCTTTGATTTCAACGCCGGGTAAACGGCTGCGGTTGACCGCAATAGTAGCAATATCTGATTCACTCAGATTGAAGCGCAGCGGCGTTGCCTCAAATGCATGGTAGCGATGACGGCGCTGATGAAAGCGCTCAATATCTCGAGTGCGAATTATCCCCAGGCGCTGCATTTCCAGTAGCTGCGCATCAACATCTGTAACGCGATCCAGCACCAGTGATAAGGTATAGCTGGGCAAATTTTCAGCAATAATGCGTTGCTCTCGGTCAAAGATCAATCCGCGTTTGGGGGCCACTTTTTGTAAATGAATGCGATTAGACTCTGCGCGGGTGACATACAAATCATGCTGCAGGATTTGTAACGAAAAATAACGCGCCAGCAA contains:
- the mrdA gene encoding penicillin-binding protein 2 — encoded protein: MNLHRQTLKNTLYEQQVIHMRMVLSVVVVMVLTAILLARYFSLQILQHDLYVTRAESNRIHLQKVAPKRGLIFDREQRIIAENLPSYTLSLVLDRVTDVDAQLLEMQRLGIIRTRDIERFHQRRHRYHAFEATPLRFNLSESDIATIAVNRSRLPGVEIKASLARHYPYQSLLAHVLGYVGRINETELQRLDTDNYAASTHIGKIGIEKSYEAILHGQVGLQNVETNARGEVLRTLGGDQPIPGANLGLYLDVDIQQVAAQALQGRRGAVVAMDPNTGGVLAMASGPSFDPNAFVHGISYADYNALRDDRDLPLFNRFLQARYPPGSTIKPIMSIAGIEEGVYTLQTTIADPGWYQIPFNERYYRDWKREGHGDAIGFIDAMAQSCDVYYYDMAYKLGVSKIHHYYQQFGLGQRSGIDLPGERAGLNPSAAWKKSTGRGSWWSGDSLNIGIGQGYLLATPLQLAVATAIIANKGKRVIPKVVASVNGQPAKVEYLPPLTLKNPTLWDEIRKAMEAVVHSPKGTARGIARGLNYRIAGKSGTAQVVGMAQGEDAPDAETLAERQRDHALFVAFAPADDPQIVVAVMVENGQSGSGVAAPIAKQVIDAHLRKLAINAELAMSGGR